Genomic DNA from Parambassis ranga chromosome 5, fParRan2.1, whole genome shotgun sequence:
GCCCGACTGGGACAAGGTACTACTAAGTTGTCTCTCTGTAACACATACGGTAGTACAGGTACAAATCACAGATTTTAATTGTTTAATCTAAATTACGGTAAGTGAATTTACTCTCTAGTCCTAAAAACTGATTTAGCATAAAATAAGTCCTGACACTACCTTGTGACTGACAAGTCAATGCCATAGCAGTGTGTATGGTGTGGGTTAGGTTCTCAGTAAAACCCATTCCTCACTCTTCTCTAGCTCTGCATCACATCCTAATGAGGACACTACTGTACAGCTTAAGGTTTCAGTCAACTCAGTGGAGATAACAGATACTAAGGGCTGGATAAATGCAACAAAATTCCagtataaaaacatcaaatgcaCATAGGTAGACCCGTGTCTGGAGCTTTATGTAACTGTGTAAACTATATGTAGTTTACACAGCTACAGAGCCTAAAAAACAATGACCAGTCTCAGCTCTCAGCAATACAATGTAACAGTTCCTCCTTACAGTTTAAGATTGGACAGCATTGAAATTAATCACTGCAAGGTTCCTAGCTTTGAtgaaatttcacatttaaagtgCTATCAATCAACATAATTCAACACAACTTCAAACAGAACTCATTCCCAGCTGTAAAAATGAAAGGTGCGGACTGAAGCCAGAATCCTGCACCTCCACCTTATCTTTGGCCTCCAACCACCACCTGTTTTTGTCTCACTTCAATCAGTCTAGACCTTTAGTCAGCACATAAATGCATTAGAGAGTCTATGGAGTTGCACATGAATGTTTATACATTGACCTAAAACCTGATTCTGTGAAATGAAATATTCCACAGCTTTATGAGAATCATATGTTCATAGGAGCAGTTGTCTTTTGCTCAGCCATATTCTCCCAGTGAAACAGAAGAGCATACCAAATGTTCCACTAAAGAAAACAGCCTTTATGGGTTTCAGAAGAGGAATTCATTGTTGGAGAGTGAACGAGGTTATTTGAGGGATTTCTTTATGAGCTGACCACTCAATCCAAAAAAGGTGCCTCACACACAGAATagctgattgtgtttgttttcagaatTCAGTGAAGTGGACCAAGAATGCCAGTAAAATTATAATAGTATGGCAGACTTGAGATTACTTGTGTGCATTTCTGCGGTTGATACATTTCTGAATGCCATGTCCAGGATGTGGATATTGACTGTGGAGTGTACAGCAGGAGCTCCTCCTGTTGTTCCTTCTGTTGTGAATGTATGTTTTCCACTGGCTCCCTGTACAACACTAGGATGAGGGATCATGTCACTTCAGACATTCTTGTTCAGTCACGGGGAAAGAAAACCAGCATGAGGTTAATGCTCACACATGTTGTTGTGGAAACTCAGACGCACTGAGAgagagtttttatttttttatgggACATAAGTGTCTCATTTTCATTTGTTGTAGCTGCATACCTCTCTTCTCTGCAGTGTAAATTTAGGGAACCTACAATGTCTGTCTCTGGACTTGTTGTTGCAACAAAACTCTCCAGCAGGCCTGCTGTTTTCTCTGTACCAGTCAGTTATATAAGTTCCCTAAAACCATTATATAAACAAGAATCAATACTCTTCTCAAAGGAAAGCAGTGACATGATTCATTTCTGTAATTAGCTGTGTCAATACACATTTTACATATGTTTGTTGTGTCCCTTAGGTATCGGTCCAGTCCACATGAACGAGGTGAAGTGCTCTGGCTTTGAAAAGTCTCTGACTGAGTGCCACTTTAACCGTGATGCTCTGGGCTGCAGCCACGAGGAAGATGCAGCAGTGCGGTGTAATGTTCCTGCCATGGGCTTCCACAATCGAGTGAGTAActctaaataaacacaacatttccACGACACTGAATTTAACACCTATaaatcctcttcctccttaaGCTTCGTTTAAGTGGTGGTCGTAACCCCTACGAAGGCCgcgtggaggtcctgggggagAGGAATGGCTCTCTGGTGTGGGGCACGGTGTGCAGTGACAGCTGGGGGACCATGGAGGCCATGGTAGTGTGCAGACAGCTGGGACTGGGCTTTGCCAGCCATGCTTTTCAGGTAAGGCTTCTAAAAGCCTACTCATAGGAAACAGGACCATAGAATTACCTTAAGTATGTACTTCTGGGTTAAAGGAAATAGTTTGGGGGGTGCTCTGTGGTCTGACTTAACATTGGCAAATTGACAAAAAtgttatttcaatcatgagagactcagtgaactgaatgagaaggaatttattaatacaataattgtgaatgtgcattggcgtcctagaccccgtcgtgaggaccacgtccgaaaggggggaaagcgcAAGCAGAGAGGCCActgatcagaagacccccctgggtctagacctggtggtggtgtagaagcaggagagaggaggccttgaactgcatggatcgggTGGTGCTTGGGGAGGAAGAGGGTTGCCAGATTcgatcaggagacagctggagaagagacagaggcttttaaatttcttgctaagctatgattgggcaggagagggacggatcgacaactgattggtgagggaggtgccatctgtTAAACACTGGACTACGTGGGAGTGGAGTATAAGAGAGAGGgagtgcgaggatggtgaagaggaaGATAGAAGCGGATAGAGAttagaggtggatgatgtgaaatagagtcttcatgtTTGAACTAaagctgagagctacattattCAATTTTACCATATGGAAATCACTTTTGCAATCTTTTGCTCCACTGTCCACAGATATACACTGCTACTTTGCTAGATAGAAGAGGCATGCCATCAAACAACCATGCAAATGCTGCAATTTACTTTGAAATAGATGTTTTATTAGTGGTTAGTACTAGATGTTTTTTCATTATAATTAGGGCCACTTTAATTTGTTAGATTTAGATTGTCTTACCAAGAGATGATATATAAGATTAAATCTGCTGTACAGGACTACCCAGTTTattatgtatctgtgtgtgttagcggATGCCATAAACTCTCACTTTAACAAGCATGAGCTTTATTGCCCCCTCAAAgcaaaataaacatgtcactTGCATAGAAACGCCAAAAACACGACACAAATTAGTGCTCAACTCCTCAGCAGGAgtcaagagaaagcattgagtCAGTGTTTGAAGTAAGGTGACCCTCCACCAGTAAACCCCAAGGCAGCGTCAAAGCCCTGTTctgctttatgttttattaCGTGTGAATAAAGGTGTGAGGTGTGTTGATAACAGCAGTAAGCTTTCTTACTTTCACGCTCACTCTCTGCTCCAACTCAAACCATCAGGTCAGGGTAGCATAATAACAAATCCCTTTGTTACCAAATGCTTAGTTATCCTTACATAAGACTTTTCGTGTTAAGAGTAGTAAATGTCTGGTCGTTGCTTTCACAGAGCAGGACCTCAGCCCCTCTTTCCTGTATGACTTCTAGTACTCCTCCAGGCAAACCCCACCACCAGATGGAACAAATGACACCAGCCTCAAACgatactgctgtgtgtctgtgcttctcTTCAGCCCACCAGCAAGCATTCCCACATCCATATCCCTCAGCTAGCTCAATTTATTTCTCATGGATCCTCCACTACCTTGGAGGATGATGGAAAGTATGAGTTTTTGTCCAGAAGGTTTCCCTGTGGTCTGCAAAATGGTGTAATAAGGCTGAGTCAGGAGTGGAAGGTTAACAGAGGgcctcttgctgtgtgtgtgattgaatcTAGTATTAGATCAGTCTTGTGGGACGTCTTGTGGCATGACATGTCATTCCCACACAAATCTTGTTTTCCAACACAGTTTAAAGAGCAGGATCTTCATCTTTTGGGTTATATATTACTCAGCTTAGCCTGGATCAATCCAGAGATAATATATTTGATATATTATAGTGTCACATAATGAGATGCCAAGAAATGTTACACTTTTTTGTTCAATTAGTAAAATTTAGTAGGTGGAATTTATTGCAGCTTAAAAAAACAGGCTGGGTGTCTGCTTCTCATGTTTATGTTAAGCTGAGTTTAGCATAGCGCTGCAAATTTGAGCCTGACATTTGCATTTAACTCTTGATCTTTCAACTGTatcctttctgttttctttccttctcttgTTTTAGGAAACGTGGTACTGGGAgggagactcatcagctgatgCTGTGGTGATGAGTGGGGTGCGGTGTTCAGGAACCGAACTGACTCTGGATCAGTGTCTACATCACGGGAAACACATTCTCTGTCCCAAAGGAGGTGGACGTTTTGCTGCTGGGGTTTCCTGTACTCAGAGTAAGAAACTGCACAGCTGTTGTTAATTGTATTGGACTCAGAGAGGTTTTTCCAACTACATAATGTCCTCTCAACTCATCTCAGTAAAATGTAGTAAACACTTCTTGTAAATGGCTTTAGTAAAAAACTGTGGGTGTCAGCAAGTTAACTTGGAGCAGAAGTTTCTGTGATACAAGCTGTCCTTACCCACCACATCCCTGGTTTCCTTCACCCTTCCAGCGGCCCCAGACCTGGTCCTGAATGCTCAGGTTGTGGAGCAGACCACCTACCTGGAGGACAGACCCATGTACGCTCTGCAGTGTGCCCATGAGGAGCGCTGTCTGTCCAGCACCGCTGACAATGCTGACGCCAGCTCCTACCGCCGCCTCCTACGCTTCTCCTCCCAGATCCACAACAACGGTCAGTCAGACTTCAGACCACGGGCGGCACATCACTCCTGGATCTGGCACGAATGTCACAGGTAAGACATCTCAGCAATtcctgcactgtgtgttttgaaCTGGTTATCATAGTAAATGACACATTACATTCAATTACTTACACAGGCGTAAATGTCACTAGTTGTAAGGATAGATCTCAACGCACCACCACATAACTTTGTAGGAAATCCCCACATCTCCTTTCCACTGGTGTTTAAGAGGAAGGAAAATGTCACACAAAAGAACTGCTTTAACAGTGTGTTTATATTAATGTAGAATCTCTACATGTAGGCATATATTTATTGTTTCAACACTTTTTCTTTGTGTAATCCAGACATTATCACAGTATGGAAGTTTTCACCCACTATGACTTGTTGAGTCTAAACGGCACTAAAGTGGCAGAGGGGCACAAAGCCAGCTTCTGTCTGGAAGACACCTATTGTGACGAGGGTAAATACAGACACTTCCTTTGTCTTTATATTATAAATACGTCTGGAGCATACTGATTGTGAGTTAACATGACTGTCTTACATTCTGTTATTTATAGTCTACAAACAAATCTTGATACAAGTCTGTTCCGAATGCAGGTATTCAGAAGAGGTATGAATGTGCAAATTTTGGTGCACAGGGCATCACGGTTGGCTGCTGGGATACGTACAGGCATGACATTGACTGTCAGTGGATTGACATCACAGACGTGAAGCCTGGTGACTACATCCTCCAGGTAAAACATCTGGTCTAGCCGTCGTCAATATGGCAGACCCGATGCTGGAAAACTCTGTCTCATCTCTAGCCAGTGTAGTTGTATAGACCCAACAGATTTCAACAGTTTCCATATATTGTGCTTGGCATTCTTTCTAAGTATACCCTCAGTATGCAGAGCTTGAATACTACAGACAATTTTACAGGGTCTGTGTTGCAAATGAAGTCTGATCCCATCTTTCTGAATGAGCTGCagcctttacacacacagcctttagTTCTGAGACTGTTTTACTAACAGCCTTTCTGCAAAGACACTGCTCCACAGTAGCACTTATTTGACTTGTGACTAACATTCTTCCAGGTTGTGATAAACCCAAACTATGAGGTTGCAGAATCAGATTACACAAACAACATTATGAAGTGCCGCTCCCGGTATGATGGACAACGGATATGGACATACAACTGTCATATAGGTATGACCTCTCATAATCTCTTTTGTATAGGGGGTGAAACAGTAAAGCCTTACATACAGTGGGGTGTGTGGCTGCATTTTTCAAATGTTCATGGGATTTCATAGCATATTAAATAAGATGATTAGTCAAGTTATTCTCTTTTACTGCATATGAACAAAGCTAATGCAGAGATACCACaggacaggctacaaaagtgaCATAAATGAAAAGCTCTAGTAAGACAACATTTAAAATTTACAACATCTTTGTGTTTACTGAATACAAATCTTATGGCATTTTTGACAGTCTTgaacagatgttaaaatgtcaatcAATGACAAAATGGCATTTAAACAACTCAACAATTTTAAAGGGTTATTTTTTGTAGTGTGGAACAATTCAGACAAATGTAAATACTAAGAACAACTCAACATCTCACAGGTCGTTAAAAAACACTAACATGAACCAAACATAAACA
This window encodes:
- the loxl2a gene encoding lysyl oxidase homolog 2A; the encoded protein is MLHLQCLLCTFSCMWVLCSAQSDPVIQLRLAGEKRKHYEGRVEVLYNGEWGTVCDDDFSIYAARVVCRQLGFVDAESWLPSAKYGRGEGRIWLDNVHCTGGEKSLAQCESNGFGVSDCKHSEDVGVVCTQKRIPGFQFIQNQAGSDESVTVQVEDVRIRATYSHRKRIPITEGFLEVKDGGKWRQICNEDWTEMNSKVICGMYGFPGEKRFNTRPYKLLAKRRKKNYWGFSVNCTGNEADLSDCKLGREIQLKGNSTCEQGMPVVVSCIPGRAFAPSVSIGFRKAYRMEQPLVRLRGGAMIGEGRVEVLKNGQWGTVCDDNWNIRAATVVCRELGFGSAKEALTGARLGQGIGPVHMNEVKCSGFEKSLTECHFNRDALGCSHEEDAAVRCNVPAMGFHNRLRLSGGRNPYEGRVEVLGERNGSLVWGTVCSDSWGTMEAMVVCRQLGLGFASHAFQETWYWEGDSSADAVVMSGVRCSGTELTLDQCLHHGKHILCPKGGGRFAAGVSCTQTAPDLVLNAQVVEQTTYLEDRPMYALQCAHEERCLSSTADNADASSYRRLLRFSSQIHNNGQSDFRPRAAHHSWIWHECHRHYHSMEVFTHYDLLSLNGTKVAEGHKASFCLEDTYCDEGIQKRYECANFGAQGITVGCWDTYRHDIDCQWIDITDVKPGDYILQVVINPNYEVAESDYTNNIMKCRSRYDGQRIWTYNCHIGGTLSSETEETFPGLLTNKLSHR